The Parambassis ranga chromosome 1, fParRan2.1, whole genome shotgun sequence genome includes a region encoding these proteins:
- the stx8 gene encoding syntaxin-8, with the protein MSQDPWLQNYDATCRLAQEIAENIHERNRQQRTGGNPAKINMTLRASLQKLKQNISQLKEGLLRASSSRRIMQSEADRRQNLIDDLLTREKQLNATFRGEISEPEPSRSTLMAGGAAASGGITANPWLINESDETKGLTFGEIKQQQQRIIEAQDAGLDALAAVISRQKIMGQEIGNELDEQNEIIDDLAHLVDKTDNRIRNETRRVKLVETKSASCGMLVVIVLLLIAIIVVAVWPL; encoded by the exons ATGTCTCAGGATCCCTG GTTACAGAATTATGATGCCACTTGTCGCCTAGCACAGGAAATAGCAGAAAACATCCATGAAAGGAACAGGCAGCAGAGAACAGGGGGAAACCCTGCAAAG ATAAACATGACACTGCGGGCATCCCTCCAGAAGCTGAAACAGAACATTTCCCAGCTCAAAGAGGGTTTATTGCGAGCTTCCTCATCTCGCCGCAT AATGCAATCAGAAGCTGACAGGAGGCAGAATCTCATTGATGATCTTCTGACCAGGGAGAAGCAGCTCAATGCCACTTTCAGGGGAGAGATCTCGGAGCCTGAACCTTCCAG GTCCACACTGAtggcaggaggagcagcagccagTGGAGGCATCACGGCTAACCCTTGGCTTATAAATGAATCTGATGAAACAAAGGGGCTGACATTTGGAGAGatcaagcagcagcaacaacgaaTCATTGAGG cCCAGGATGCAGGCTTGGATGCACTGGCAGCTGTCATCAGCCGACAGAAGATAATGGGCCAGGAGATTGGCAATGAGCTGGATGAACAGAATG aAATCATCGATGACCTCGCACATCTTGTGGACAAAACTGACAACAGGATTCGTAATGAGACGCGAAGGGTGAAGCTGGTGGAGACGAAGTCAGCCTCGTGTG